One genomic window of Falco cherrug isolate bFalChe1 chromosome 20, bFalChe1.pri, whole genome shotgun sequence includes the following:
- the KAT2A gene encoding histone acetyltransferase KAT2A, whose translation MAEPEAAQPGRPPPAPGAAAAGSGGAGSGAAGAAAGGAGTSDPARPGLSQQQRASQRKAQVRGFPRGKKLEKLGVFSACKANDACKCNGWKNPNPPTAPRMDLQQPVTNLSEPCRSCSHALADHVSHLENVSEEEINRLLGMVVDVENLFMSVHKEEDTDTKQVYFYLFKLLRKCILQMSQPVVEGSLGSPPFEKPNIEQGVLNFVQYKFSHLPPKERQTMYELSKMFLLCLNYWKLETPSQFRQRSQNDDVATYKVNYTRWLCYCHVPQSCDSLPRYETTHVFGRSLLKSIFTVTRRQLLEKFRVEKDKLVPEKRTLILTHFPKFLSMLEEEIYGENSPIWEADFTVPAAEGAQLVSRPAAVSTVTVPTTPLFSKKLSNSSSAASMDASTPEPLPGEKRKLPESLTLEDAKRIRVMGDIPMELVNEVMLTITDPAAMLGPETSLLSANAARDETARLEERRGIIEFHVIGNSLSQKSNKKILMWLVGLQNVFSHQLPRMPKEYITRLVFDPKHKTLALIKDGRVIGGICFRMFPTQGFTEIVFCAVTSNEQVKGYGTHLMNHLKEYHIKHNILYFLTYADEYAIGYFKKQGFSKDIKVPKSRYLGYIKDYEGATLMECELNPRIPYTELSHIIKKQKEIIKKLIERKQAQIRKVYPGLTCFKEGVRQIPIESVPGIRETGWKPLGKEKGKELKDPDQLYNTLKNLLAQIKTHPSAWPFMEPVKKSEAPDYYEIIRFPIDLKTMTERLKNRYYVTKKLFIADLQRIITNCREYNPPDSDYCKCANTLEKFFYFKLKEGGLIDK comes from the exons ATGGCGGAGCCGGAGGCCGCGCAGCCCGGGCGGCCCCCGCCGGctccgggggcggcggcggcggggagcggcggggcggggagcggagcggcgggggcggcggcggggggagcggggaccAGCGACCCGGCGCGGCCCgggctgagccagcagcagcggGCGAGCCAGCGCAAGGCGCAGGTGCGCGGGTTCCCCCGcggcaagaagctggagaagctggGGGTCTTCTCGGCCTGcaag GCCAATGACGCCTGCAAGTGCAACGGCTGGAAGAACCCCAACCCTCCCACTGCCCCCCGCATGGACCTGCAGCAGCCGGTGACCAACCTGAGCGAGCCCTGCCGGAGCTGCAGCCATGCGCTGG CGGACCATGTGTCCCACCTGGAGAACGTCTCGGAGGAGGAGATCAACCGGTTGCTGGGCATGGTGGTGGATGTGGAAAACCTCTTTATGTCGGTGCACAAGGAGGAGGACACGGACACCAAGCAGGTGTATTTCTACCTGTTCAAG CTCCTGCGGAAGTGCATCCTGCAGATGAGCCAGCCTGTGGTCGAGgggtccctggggagccccccCTTCGAGAAACCAAACATCGAACAG gGAGTCCTGAACTTCGTCCAGTACAAGTTCAGCCACTTGCCACCCAAGGAGCGGCAAACCATGTACGAGCTCTCCAAGATGTTCCTGCTCTGCCTCAACTACTGGAAGCTGGAGACACCGTCCCAGTTCCGGCAGCGCTCGCAGAACGATGATGTGGCCACCTACAAGGTCAACTACACAAG GTGGCTGTGCTACTGCCATGTTCCGCAGAGCTGTGACAGCCTTCCCCGCTACGAGACCACCCACGTCTTTGGGCGCAGCCTCCTCAAGTCCATCTTTACGGTCACCCGCcggcagctgctggagaagtTCCGGGTGGAGAAGGACAAGCTGGTGCCGGAGAAGCGGACACTGATTCTCACCCACTTCCCCAA GTTCCTGTCCATGCTGGAGGAGGAGATCTATGGCGAGAACTCTCCGATCTGGGAGGCTGATTTCACCGTGCCAGCCGCAGAGGGTGCCCAGCTGGTGTCTCGCCCAG CTGCGGTCAGCACCGTTACAGTGCCCACCACTCCACTCTTCAGCAAGAAgctcagcaacagcagctctgctgcgaGCATGGATGCCAGCACCCCAGAGCCCCTGCCAG gggAGAAGCGGAAGCTGCCCGAGAGCCTGACACTGGAAGATGCCAAGCGGATCCGTGTCATGGGAGACATCCCCATGGAGCTGGTGAACGAGGTGATGCTGACCATCACGGACCCTGCTGCCATGCTGGGCCCCGAG ACCAGCCTGCTGTCGGCAAACGCGGCGCGGGATGAGACGGCTCGGCTGGAGGAGCGCCGCGGCATCATCGAGTTCCATGTCATCGGCAACTCGCTCTCACAGAAGTCCAACAAGAAGATCCTGATGTGGCTGGTGGGCTTGCAGAACGTCTTCTCACACCAGCTACCACGCATGCCCAAGGAGTACATCACTCGCCTTGTCTTTGACCC GAAGCACAAGACCCTGGCACTGATCAAGGACGGCCGAGTGATCGGGGGGATCTGCTTCCGCATGTTCCCCACCCAGGGCTTCACGGAGATAGTCTTCTGTGCCGTCACATCCAACGAGCAAGTGAAG GGCTACGGGACGCACCTGATGAACCACCTGAAGGAGTACCACATCAAGCACAACATCCTCTACTTCCTCACCTACGCGGATGAGTACGCCATTGGCTACTTCAAGAAGCAG GGCTTTTCCAAGGACATCAAGGTCCCCAAGAGCCGCTACCTGGGCTATATCAAGGACTACGAGGGGGCGACCCTGATGGAGTGTGAGCTGAACCCCCGCATCCCCTACACTGAGCTCTCCCACATCATCAAGAAGCAGAAGGAG ATCATCAAGAAGCTGATAGAGAGGAAGCAAGCGCAGATCCGCAAGGTCTATCCCGGCCTGACCTGCTTCAAGGAGGGCGTGCGGCAGATCCCCATCGAGAGCGTCCCCGGCATCC GAGAAACGGGATGGAAACcactggggaaggagaaggg AAAAGAGCTGAAGGACCCGGACCAGCTCTACAACACCCTGAAGAACCTCCTGGCCCAGATCAAG ACCCACCCCAGCGCGTGGCCCTTCATGGAGCCTGTGAAGAAGTCGGAGGCGCCGGATTACTACGAAATCATCCGCTTCCCCATCG aCCTGAAGACCATGACAGAGCGCCTGAAGAACCGCTACTACGTCACCAAGAAGCTGTTCATCGCCGACCTGCAGCGCATCATCACCAACTGCCGCGAGTACAACCCGCCTGACAGCGACTACTGCAAGTGTGCCAACACCCTGGAGAAGTTCTTCTACTTCAAGCTCAAGGAGGGGGGGCTCATCGACAAGTAG
- the DHX58 gene encoding ATP-dependent RNA helicase DHX58 isoform X2 encodes MELRGYQLEAVAPALGGCNTIIWLPTGAGKTRAAVYVCQQHLESRVHLVDQHAKKEFHALQDTFRVTAISGDSSQKSFFACMVKQSDVVICTAQILHNALVSEEEDMHVELTDFSLLVIDECHHTQKEAVYNKIMLNYLQRKLSGQQDLPQVLGLTASPGTGGATSFEGAVEHILQICANLDVEKIASAQEEAQHLQSHVPQPTKQYDLCQERAQDPFGEQLKEMMEQIQQYMEMPGLPQDFGTQIYEQHIVELEKRGAETFCRKMRVCALHLRKYNDALLINDTVRMIDAFQCLQQFYATERDTKDPTEQFLTALFEENRATLRALAGDQRYENPRLGKLEEILQEHFQPLGTSRGIVFTKTRQSAHSLLSWLQDTAALCGQHIRAAVLTGAGYSNQTRHMTQNEQQDVINLFRKGALNLLFSTSVAEEGLDIPECNIVVRYGLMTNEIAMMQARGRARAENSVYSVLAKANSREVFRELLNEDLVELMERAIRAVQAMPEQEYRLKISELQRIAVASWLMKEARISERRQLHDPDAVYLYCVNCNMAVCRGSDIRTVEGMHHVNINPNFGLYYRVSSGKIQFQRAFKDWEPGCRIMCSECSQEWGMEMIYRQVKLPILSIKNFVVETPAEKKKYKKWSSVTFPVKEFDYVEYCSSIHGQLL; translated from the exons ATGGAGCTGCGGGGGTACCAGCTGGAAGCGGTGGCCCCGGCCCTTGGGGGCTGCAACACCATCATCTGGCTGCCCACGGGTGCCGGCAAGACCCGCGCCGCCGTCTACgtctgccagcagcacctggagAGCCGG GTGCATCTGGTGGACCAGCACGCCAAGAAGGAGTTCCATGCGCTGCAGGACACCTTCAGGGTGACGGCCATCAGTGGGGACAGCAGCCAGAAGTCCTTCTTCGCCTGCATGGTGAAGCAGAGCGATGTTGTCATCTGCACGGCCCAGATCCTGCACAACGCGCTGGTCAGCGAGGAGGAGGACATGCACGTGGAGCTGACAG ATTTCTCACTGCTGGTGATAGACGAGTGTCACCACACGCAGAAGGAAGCCGTCTACAACAAAATCATGCTGAATTATCTCCAGCGCAAGCTCAGTGGGCAGCAGGATCTGCCACAGGTCCTGGGACTGACGGCATCCCCTGGCACCGGGGGGGCAACCTCCTTTGAGGGGGCTGTAGAGCACATCCTGCAG ATCTGCGCTAACCTGGACGTTGAGAAAATCGCGTCGGCGCAGGAGGAGGCGCAGCACCTGCAGAGCCACGTCCCCCAGCCCACGAAGCAGTATGACCTGTGCCAAGAGAGAGCGCAG gaCCCCTTTGGtgagcagctgaaggagatgATGGAGCAGATCCAGCAGTACATGGAGATGCCTGGCCTGCCTCAGGACTTCGGCACGCAGATTTACGAGCAGCACATCGTGGAGCTGGAGAAGAGAG GCGCCGAGACCTTTTGTCGCAAGATGCGGGTGTGTGCACTGCACTTGCGCAAGTACAACGACGCGTTGCTGATCAACGACACGGTGCGGATGATCGACGCCTTCCAGTGCCTCCAGCAGTTCTATGCCACCGAGAGGGACACCAAGGACCCCACCGAACAGTTCCTCACTGCACTGTTTGAGG AGAACAGGGCGACCCTGCGGGCGCTCGCTGGGGACCAGCGCTATGAGAACCCCAGGCTGGGCAAGCTGGAGGAGATCCTGCAGGAACATTTCCAACCCCTGGGAACTTCTCGCGGCATCGTCTTCACCAAGACCCGGCAGAGTGCCCACAGCCtgctcagctggctgcaggACACGGCCGCGCTCTGCGGGCAGCACATCAGGGCCGCTGTCCTCACCGGCGCCGGCTACAGCAACCAGACCAGGCACATGACGCAG aaCGAGCAGCAGGATGTGATCAACCTGTTCCGCAAGGGAGCCCTCAACCTGCTCTTCTCCACCAGCGTGGCTGAGGAGGGCCTGGATATCCCTGAGTGCAACATCGTGGTTCGCTATGGGCTGATGACCAATGAGATCGCCATGATGCAG GCCCGGGGCCGTGCCCGTGCCGAGAACAGTGTCTACTCCGTCCTCGCCAAAGCCAACAGCAGAGAGGTCTTCCGTGAGCTGCTCAACGAGGACCTCGTGGAGCTCATGGAGAGGGCCATCAGAGCAGTGCAAGCCATGCCTGAGCAGGAGTACCGCCTCAAG ATCAGCGAGCTGCAGCGAATTGCTGTTGCCAGCTGGCTAATGAAGGAAGCCAGGATCAGtgagaggaggcagctgcacGACCCGGACGCTGTTTACCTCTACTGCGTCAACTGCAACATGGCAGTGTGCCGCGGCAGCGACATCCGCACCGTGGAGGGCATGCACCACGTTAACATCAACCCCAACTTCGG GTTGTATTACAGAGTTTCCTCTGGGAAAATACAGTTCCAGCGGGCTTTCAAAGACTGGGAGCCCGGCTGTCGCATCATGTGCAGTGAGTGCAGCCAG GAGTGGGGAATGGAGATGATCTACCGGCAGGTGAAGCTGCCCATCCTCTCCATCAAAAACTTCGTGGTGGAGACGCCGGCTGAGAAGAAGAAGTACAAGAAGTGGAGCAGTGTGACATTCCCCGTCAAGGAGTTTGACTATGTGGAGTACTGCTCTAGCATCCACGGCCAGCTCTTGTAG
- the DHX58 gene encoding ATP-dependent RNA helicase DHX58 isoform X1 — translation MELRGYQLEAVAPALGGCNTIIWLPTGAGKTRAAVYVCQQHLESRVGGRVAVLVNKVHLVDQHAKKEFHALQDTFRVTAISGDSSQKSFFACMVKQSDVVICTAQILHNALVSEEEDMHVELTDFSLLVIDECHHTQKEAVYNKIMLNYLQRKLSGQQDLPQVLGLTASPGTGGATSFEGAVEHILQICANLDVEKIASAQEEAQHLQSHVPQPTKQYDLCQERAQDPFGEQLKEMMEQIQQYMEMPGLPQDFGTQIYEQHIVELEKRGAETFCRKMRVCALHLRKYNDALLINDTVRMIDAFQCLQQFYATERDTKDPTEQFLTALFEENRATLRALAGDQRYENPRLGKLEEILQEHFQPLGTSRGIVFTKTRQSAHSLLSWLQDTAALCGQHIRAAVLTGAGYSNQTRHMTQNEQQDVINLFRKGALNLLFSTSVAEEGLDIPECNIVVRYGLMTNEIAMMQARGRARAENSVYSVLAKANSREVFRELLNEDLVELMERAIRAVQAMPEQEYRLKISELQRIAVASWLMKEARISERRQLHDPDAVYLYCVNCNMAVCRGSDIRTVEGMHHVNINPNFGLYYRVSSGKIQFQRAFKDWEPGCRIMCSECSQEWGMEMIYRQVKLPILSIKNFVVETPAEKKKYKKWSSVTFPVKEFDYVEYCSSIHGQLL, via the exons ATGGAGCTGCGGGGGTACCAGCTGGAAGCGGTGGCCCCGGCCCTTGGGGGCTGCAACACCATCATCTGGCTGCCCACGGGTGCCGGCAAGACCCGCGCCGCCGTCTACgtctgccagcagcacctggagAGCCGGGTGGGCGGCAGGGTGGCCGTGCTGGTCAACAAG GTGCATCTGGTGGACCAGCACGCCAAGAAGGAGTTCCATGCGCTGCAGGACACCTTCAGGGTGACGGCCATCAGTGGGGACAGCAGCCAGAAGTCCTTCTTCGCCTGCATGGTGAAGCAGAGCGATGTTGTCATCTGCACGGCCCAGATCCTGCACAACGCGCTGGTCAGCGAGGAGGAGGACATGCACGTGGAGCTGACAG ATTTCTCACTGCTGGTGATAGACGAGTGTCACCACACGCAGAAGGAAGCCGTCTACAACAAAATCATGCTGAATTATCTCCAGCGCAAGCTCAGTGGGCAGCAGGATCTGCCACAGGTCCTGGGACTGACGGCATCCCCTGGCACCGGGGGGGCAACCTCCTTTGAGGGGGCTGTAGAGCACATCCTGCAG ATCTGCGCTAACCTGGACGTTGAGAAAATCGCGTCGGCGCAGGAGGAGGCGCAGCACCTGCAGAGCCACGTCCCCCAGCCCACGAAGCAGTATGACCTGTGCCAAGAGAGAGCGCAG gaCCCCTTTGGtgagcagctgaaggagatgATGGAGCAGATCCAGCAGTACATGGAGATGCCTGGCCTGCCTCAGGACTTCGGCACGCAGATTTACGAGCAGCACATCGTGGAGCTGGAGAAGAGAG GCGCCGAGACCTTTTGTCGCAAGATGCGGGTGTGTGCACTGCACTTGCGCAAGTACAACGACGCGTTGCTGATCAACGACACGGTGCGGATGATCGACGCCTTCCAGTGCCTCCAGCAGTTCTATGCCACCGAGAGGGACACCAAGGACCCCACCGAACAGTTCCTCACTGCACTGTTTGAGG AGAACAGGGCGACCCTGCGGGCGCTCGCTGGGGACCAGCGCTATGAGAACCCCAGGCTGGGCAAGCTGGAGGAGATCCTGCAGGAACATTTCCAACCCCTGGGAACTTCTCGCGGCATCGTCTTCACCAAGACCCGGCAGAGTGCCCACAGCCtgctcagctggctgcaggACACGGCCGCGCTCTGCGGGCAGCACATCAGGGCCGCTGTCCTCACCGGCGCCGGCTACAGCAACCAGACCAGGCACATGACGCAG aaCGAGCAGCAGGATGTGATCAACCTGTTCCGCAAGGGAGCCCTCAACCTGCTCTTCTCCACCAGCGTGGCTGAGGAGGGCCTGGATATCCCTGAGTGCAACATCGTGGTTCGCTATGGGCTGATGACCAATGAGATCGCCATGATGCAG GCCCGGGGCCGTGCCCGTGCCGAGAACAGTGTCTACTCCGTCCTCGCCAAAGCCAACAGCAGAGAGGTCTTCCGTGAGCTGCTCAACGAGGACCTCGTGGAGCTCATGGAGAGGGCCATCAGAGCAGTGCAAGCCATGCCTGAGCAGGAGTACCGCCTCAAG ATCAGCGAGCTGCAGCGAATTGCTGTTGCCAGCTGGCTAATGAAGGAAGCCAGGATCAGtgagaggaggcagctgcacGACCCGGACGCTGTTTACCTCTACTGCGTCAACTGCAACATGGCAGTGTGCCGCGGCAGCGACATCCGCACCGTGGAGGGCATGCACCACGTTAACATCAACCCCAACTTCGG GTTGTATTACAGAGTTTCCTCTGGGAAAATACAGTTCCAGCGGGCTTTCAAAGACTGGGAGCCCGGCTGTCGCATCATGTGCAGTGAGTGCAGCCAG GAGTGGGGAATGGAGATGATCTACCGGCAGGTGAAGCTGCCCATCCTCTCCATCAAAAACTTCGTGGTGGAGACGCCGGCTGAGAAGAAGAAGTACAAGAAGTGGAGCAGTGTGACATTCCCCGTCAAGGAGTTTGACTATGTGGAGTACTGCTCTAGCATCCACGGCCAGCTCTTGTAG